DNA from Candidatus Effluviviaceae Genus V sp.:
ACGCATCACGAACGACGTCAATCTGGTGCGTCGGGCTCTCGTCGCGACGTTCGCCAATCTCTTCCGGGAGTCGTTCCTCGTCGTCCTCTATCTCGGCGTCGCCATCTGGATCAGCTGGAGACTGGCGCTCATCACGTTCGCCGTCCTGCCGCCGATCGTCTACCTGATCGGCAGGGTCGGCCAGCGCCTCAGGAAGCGGAGCGCCCGCATTCAGGAGAAGATGGCCGACATCACGTCGACGCTTCAGGAGACGATCTCGGGGGTCCGTGTCGTCAAGGCGTTCGGAATGGAGTCGTACGAGCGCGGCCGGTTCCGAAAGCAGACGCAGGAGTTCCTGAGAAGGACGATCAGGATGGAGGTGCTGGGGGCCCTGGCGGGCCCGCTGACCGAGTATCTCGGGGTGGCCGGCGTCGTCGTGATCCTGTGGTACGGCGGGCGGCAGGTGCTGGTGGGCGGCACCGTCTCGCCCGACTGGTTCCTCATCTTCCTGGCGGCGACGCTCTCGACGATGCAGCCGCTCCGCAAGGTGTCGAAGGCGAACAACCAGCTCCAGACCGGTCTGGCGGCGGCCGCCCGGATCTTCGAGATTCTCGACACCGTCCCGTCGGTGCGGGAGGCCGAGCATCCCCGGAAGCTGCCCGGATTCGTGGACAGCATCCGCTACGAGTCGGTGTCGTTCCGGTACGACACCGGCGGACAGGTGCTGCACGATATCGACCTGACCATCAGCCGCGGTGAGATCGTCGCCATCGTCGGACCGAGCGGCGCCGGGAAATCGACGCTGCTCGATCTCCTTCCCCGCTTCTACGATCCGACCGCGGGAAGGGTGACGATCGACGGCATGGACCTCCGGGACGCGGAGCTCGCTTCGCTCCGCGCACTGATGGGGATCGTCACGCAGGAGACGATCCTGTTCAACGACACCGTCCGGAACAACATCGCGTACGGGCTCGAGGGAGCGAGCGACGAGGACGTCCACGCGGCCGCGAGAGCCGCGAACGCGCACGACTTCATCTCGGGGCTTCCCGAGGGCTACGATACGTTCATCGGCGAGCGCGGAACGATGATCTCGGGCGGTGAGCGTCAGAGGATAGCGATCGCCAGGGCGATTCTGAAGAACCCCCCCGTGCTTGTTTTCGATGAGGCGACGTCGTCTCTCGATACCGAGTCGGAGAGGCTTGTTCAGGAGGCGATCGAGCACCTGCTCGAAGGACGCACGGTGCTCCTGATCGCGCACAGGCTCTCGACCGTCCGCAACGCCGACCGCATCGTCGTGCTCACGGACGGTCGCATCGTGGAGACCGGAACCCACGACGAGCTCATGGGCGCGGGAGGTGTCTATCGCAGGCTGTACGAGATGCAGTTCCGGGACGAAGGTGTCAACACGACCGGAGCAGGTCAGTGAAGGCGACGCCCGACGGGACCGACGGCTTTCTCTTCATCCGCCTGAGTTCCGTGGGCGACATCGTTCTGACGGAGCCCGCGGTCGCGGCTCTCAGAGAGCGGTTCCCCGATGCGAGGGTGGGCTTCGCGCTCAAGCGGCGCTTCACCGACCTGGTCGCCGGCAACGAGTCGATCGACCGGGTCCACCCGTTCGA
Protein-coding regions in this window:
- a CDS encoding ATP-binding cassette domain-containing protein, coding for MRLFLRLIAYVRPYWRRLLAALVCMAVFAILSGATLGMILPFVNVLFQEHTLVAEETAEPEGAAAELVGSATDMAGEMSSMADDVEVGGASVGGLKERLRGRILGFFESETPMRALAKICVALLVVFLVKGIFGYLQTFLMITVEQRVIRDLRDELFTKLSGLSLSFFHGRRTGQLISRITNDVNLVRRALVATFANLFRESFLVVLYLGVAIWISWRLALITFAVLPPIVYLIGRVGQRLRKRSARIQEKMADITSTLQETISGVRVVKAFGMESYERGRFRKQTQEFLRRTIRMEVLGALAGPLTEYLGVAGVVVILWYGGRQVLVGGTVSPDWFLIFLAATLSTMQPLRKVSKANNQLQTGLAAAARIFEILDTVPSVREAEHPRKLPGFVDSIRYESVSFRYDTGGQVLHDIDLTISRGEIVAIVGPSGAGKSTLLDLLPRFYDPTAGRVTIDGMDLRDAELASLRALMGIVTQETILFNDTVRNNIAYGLEGASDEDVHAAARAANAHDFISGLPEGYDTFIGERGTMISGGERQRIAIARAILKNPPVLVFDEATSSLDTESERLVQEAIEHLLEGRTVLLIAHRLSTVRNADRIVVLTDGRIVETGTHDELMGAGGVYRRLYEMQFRDEGVNTTGAGQ